AATGTGTTGTTCACTTAGTGGAAATCAAGTTATTCCTGTCACAGATTTATACTGCCATCTTCTGGCCATTGCACAAACTGAAAGCAATCAATGTCTTTGTTTCACTCTGCAGTAAAACAAAAAAagggatttgagatcaaatgtttcatataaGGCGACATTATACAATGTCACCTTTCATTTTTTTTCATGCATATCTGTTTGACCGTTTAGATATGAAAACAACTGATGTATCTAGTCTCCCATTTGAAGACGTCATAAGTCTTTGGACAACTTCACTTGTAGTGTATTAGAGGTGGTAACCCTTTAAACATAATGTTCAGTTAAATGATGTATGTAGATATTGGTTCTATTACCCTGTAATCAGTCTATGAACTTCTCTAATGAGTGACTGTTATCCACACTTTGGTTTTGTTAGTCACTGCCAACAAACACGAATATCATCATTTTCAGACAAACACATTACTTCCTCCAGCACACTATTACAACAGAGTGACTGTTTTGCAATAAAATGTTCAATATATTTCCTTTAACATCGTCTGTGTTGTGTCCATTGATATGTTCTAGGTCATTTTGAGACCTTAAGGAGCATCAGGTACTGCTGGAATGTCTACCAATAGCATGTCCAACTTTATGTGATAAATTACACTGGTCACTGTTCAAAACATTTATAAAGTATTAAGAAAGTATGAATTGTCCTCCCTTTAGATTAGGGACTGCAATACTATTTTACTAATGATTAGTACATGGTTTATAAGGACATATATTAAACATATTAAGAGTAATCTTATAAATCACTATTACATACTATAAAAGTTGTTTATAAATGTGTGAATAACTGGCTTGCTAAAACAAATGTGGAAGTAATGATAAATATATAAACTATTTACTAATCCATTATAAATGATTTATAAATTATTTAGCGTGAAAACCAATCTCTATATTAATTCAGAGTAAACAGCATCTGAGAGAGCTTCTCTTATGTGACCTGGCAGCAGTgatgtagtgagagtagtggtagtgattgtagtggtagtgttcaTAACCAGTATGTTGAAGTTGAAGTGTCTACTGTGGTCTCCTGCACTGTTGTGTTTAATCATTACTGCATATAGTTATTTATACATGTCAGAATACCCAGGTGAGTAACATTTAGCAAATGTGGAACTAATAATAAATAGTGAACAAACTGTAAATGTCTTACAAATGTTTTATAACTGAATTATTATAAAGTATTACACATAATTTCATATTCTTGCATTTTACCATCAACTACTTACACAATACACCATTGAGAGTCTTGGACGTtatctgataacatacagtattgtTCATTTCAACTTCACGACACTTGTTGAAGGCGTTGTGTCCCTATTGAGCCGCTAGAGGGCGATGTTAAACAAGATATAGAATCATGACGTCCTCAAAATGTACTATTAGAATACAACCACAGGCTTTGGTATTTGGAATATACTACCCAAAATGACTACAACGTATTTTATAAAACAAGCTTAAGCCTTTTTATGCATTCTCCAAGTCATTTCACTCCAATCCAGACAAATTCTTCTGTATCAACACCACATCTATCTGTGACACTGAGACAagtaatgtcatgcaggtgaaagaggacccaaaagcgacttaacagaaacagagtttatttaagtccaaaacggaataacagaaatcctctagacttgtagaggggaaacaactggagaagcggccacagactgcaggtcgcttcgggtaggcgcaggccgtagtcgacagagacacctgctcacacgcagcatctgatgaaggcaaaaaacacgacaggacagggcgatacacaatcacagcaaaaacacgacaggacagggcgaaacgcaatcacagcatggtgaatacaatacaaggaaccgacgggacaggaacggatcacaaaggataaaatagggactctaatcaggggaaaggatcgggaacaggtgtgggaagactaaatgatgattaggggaataggaacagctgggagcaggaacggaacgatagagagaagagagagcgagagagtgagagagggagggggagagagagggatagaaggagggaaagaaccaaataagaccagcagagggaaacgaatagcatggggagcacagggacaagacatgataataaatgacaaacatgacagtacccccccactcaccgagcgcctcctggcgcactcgaggaggaatcctggcggcaacggaggaaatcatcgatgagtgaacggtccagcacgtcccgagacggaacccaactcctctcctcaggaccgtaaccctcccaatccactaggtattggtgaccccgtccccgagaacgcatgtccatgatcttatgtaccttgtaaataggtgcgctctcgacaaggacgggagggggggagggaagacgaacggggtgcgaagaaagggcttaacacaggagacatggaagacaggatggacgcgacgaagatgtcgcggaagaagcagtcgcacagcgacaggattgacgacctgggagacacggaacggaccaatgaaccgcggagtcaacttacgagaagctgtcgtaagaggaaggttgcgagtggaaagccacactctctggccgcaacaataccttggactcttaatcctgcgtttattggcggctctcaccgtctgtgccctgtaacggcaaagtgcagacctcaccctcctccaggtgcgctcacaacgttggacaaacgcttgagcggagggaacgctggactcggcaagctgggatgagaacagaggaggctggtaacccagactactctgaaacggagataacccggtagcagacgaaggaagcgaattgtgagcgtattctgcccaggggagctgttctgcccaagacgcagggtttctgaaagaaaggctgcgtagtatgcgaccaatcgtctgattggccctctctgcttgaccgttagactggggatgaaacccggaagagagactgacggacgcaccaatcaaacgacagaactccctccaaaactgtgacgtgaattgcgggcctctgtctgaaacggcgtctaacgggaggccatgaattctgaatacattctcaataatgatttgtgccgtctccttagcggaaggaagtttagcgaggggaatgaaatgtgccgccttagagaacctatcgacaaccgtcagaatcacagtcttccccgcagacaaaggcagaccggtaatgaagtctaaggcaatgtgagaccatggtcgagaaggaatggggagcggtctgagacgaccggcaggaggagagttacccgacttagtctgcgcgcagtccgaacaagcagccacgaaacggcgcgtgtcacgctcctgagtcggccaccaaaagcgctggcgaatagacgcaagagtgcctcgaacaccgggatgaccagctaacttggcagagtgagcccactgaagaacagccagacgactggaaacaggaacgaaaaggaggttactaggacaagcgcgcggcgacgcagtgtgcgtgagtgcttgcttaacctgtctttcaattccccagactgttaacccgacaacacgcccataaggaagaatccctcgggatcagtagaagccacagaagaactaaacagacgggataaggcatcaggcttggtgttcttgctacccggacggtaagaaatcacaaactcgaaacgagcgaaaaacaacgcccaacgagcttgacgggcattaagtcgtttggcagaacggatgtactcaaggttcttatggtctgtccaaacgacaaaaggaacggtcgccccctccaaccactgtcgccattcgcctagggctaagcggatggcgagcagttcacggttacccacatcatagttgcgctcagatggcgacaggcgatgagaaaaataagcgcaaggatgaaccttatcgtcagactggaagcgctgggatagaatggctcccacgcctacctctgaagcgtcaacctcgacaatgaattgtctagtgacgtcaggagtaacgaggataggagcggacgtaaaacgttcttttagaagatcaaaagctccctgggcggaaccggaccacttaaaacacgtcttgacagaagtaagagctgtgagaggggcagcaacttgaccgaaattacgaatgaaacgccgatagaaattagcgaaacctaaaaagcgctgcaactcgacacgtgaccttggaacgggccaatcactgacagcttggaccttagcggaatccatctgaatgccttcagcggaaataacggaaccgagaaaagtaacggaggagacatgaaaagagcacttctcagcctttacgtagagacaattctctaaaaggcgctgtagaacacgtcgaacgtgctgaacatgaatctcgagtgacggagaaaaaatcaggatatcgtcaagatagacaaaaacaaaaatgttcagcatgtctctcagaacatcattaactaatgcctgaaaaacagctggcgcattggcgagaccgaacggcagaacccggtactcaaaatgccctaacggagtgttaaacgccgttttccactcgtccccctctctgatgcgcacgagatggtaagcgttacgaaggtccaacttagtaaagcacctggctccctgcagaatctcgaaggctgatgacataaggggaagcggataacgattcttaaccgttatgtcattcagcctcgataatccacgcaggggcgcagagtaccgtccttcttcttaacaaaaagaaccccgcccggccggagaagaagaaggcactatggtaccggcgtcaagagacacagacaaataatcctcgagagccttacgttcgggagccgacagagagtatagtctacctcgaggaggagtggtccccggaaggagatcaatactacaatcatacgaccggtgaggaggaagggagttggctcgggaccgactgaagaccgtgcgcagatcatgatattcctccggcactcctgtcaaatcgccaggttcctcctgagaagtagggacagaagaaacgggagggatggcagacattaaacacttcacatgacaagaaacgttccaggataggatagaattactagaccaattaatagaaggattatgacatactagccagggatgacccaaaacaacaggtgtaaacggtgaacggaaaatcaaaaaagaaatagtctcactgtggttaccagatactgtgagggttaaaggtagtgtctcaaatctgatactgggaagatgactaccatctaaggcgaacatgggcgtaggcttatctaactctctgaaaggaatgtcatgtttccgaacccatgcttcgtccatgaaacaaccctcagccccagagtctatcaaggcactacatgtagcacccgaaccggtccagcgtaggtggaccgacaaagtcgtacaggaccttgatggagagacttgagtagttgcgctcacctgtagccctccgcttacagatgagctctggcttttactggacatgaattaacaaaatgtccagcaactccgcaatagaggcacaggcggttggtgatcctccgttccctctccttattcgagatgcgaatccctcccagctgcatgggctcagtctcaaagccagaggagggagatggttgcgatgcggagcagggaaacaccgttgatgcgagctctcttccacgagcccggtgacgaagatctacccgtcgttctatgcggatggcgagagcaatcaaagagtccacatctgaaggaacctcccgggagagaatctcatccttaaccactgcgtggagtccctccagaaaacgagcgagcagcgccggctcgttccactcactagaggcagcaagagtgcgaaactcaatggaataatccgttatggaccgttcaccttggcataaggaagccagggccctagaagcctccccaccaaaaactgaacggtcaaaaacccgaatcatctcctctttaaagttctggaatttgttagagcaatcagcccttgcctcccagatagctgtgccccattctcgagcccggccagtaaggagtgaaatgacgtaagcaacccgagctctctctctagagtatgtgttgggttggagagagaacacaatctcacactgcgtgagaaaggagcggcactcagtgggctgcccggagtagcaaggtgggttattaaccctaggttctggaggctcggcaggccaggaagtaacaggtggcacgagacgtagactctggaactgtccagagaggtcggaaacctgagcggccaggttctccacggcatggcgagcagcggacaattcctgctcgtgtctgccgagcatggctccttggatctcgacggcagtgtaacgagcgtctgaagtcgctgggtccattccttggtcggttccttctgtcatgcaggtgaaagaggacccaaaagcgacttaacagaaacagagtttatttaagtccaaaacggaataacagaaatcctctagacttgtagaggggaaacaactggagaagcggccacagactgcaggtcgcttcgggtaggcgcaggccgtagtcgacagagacacctgctcacacgcagcatctgatgaaggcaaaaaacacgacaggacagggcgatacacaatcacagcaaaaacacgacaggacagggcgaaacgcaatcacagcatggtgaatacaatacaaggaaccgacgggacaggaacggatcacaaaggataaaatagggactctaatcaggggaaaggatcgggaacaggtgtgggaagactaaatgatgattaggggaataggaacagctgggagcaggaacggaacgatagagagaagagagagcgagagagtgagagagggagggggagagagagggatagaaggagggaaagaaccaaataagaccagcagagggaaacgaatagcatggggagcacagggacaagacatgataataaatgacaaacatgacaagtaaTGTCAGTTTATAGTTACATTAAATAAATCATTATAACAATTGTAGAACAAAATTAAGTGTATTGTTACATGAAAGAAGCAATTACAAGACATTGTATGACATAACTTTATCAAAGCTGTTTCTCAAACTATGGAATAAAAACATAGGAACTAATTTATGAACGCCTTAACTTCAGAGTTAAAATATGTTTAGCTGTCACTTTGAACCATGGATAAAAGAAAGCATAAATTATTGGATTAATTAAGGAATTTAAAAGTGGCAGAAAACCCATGATGAATGAAAACAAATGGTCAATTAAAAAAGAAAAACAGAAGAAAAGAAATAGAGATGGAATCCAACAAATGAAATAGTTGAAAACAACAATAGAAAGAGTTTTTGCTGCTTTTCTCTCAGACTTATTTGCCTGTACAGTTTGAACACCAGACACCCTGGCAGCCTCTTTTGAAAACACCTTTCTGGCCTGTGATCTGGCCACCGCAAAGATTTTCAAATAAAGTGTTATAATAATAGAGCACGGGACAACCATTGTAATTACAAGGTCAATTATGTTACCCCCCATAAACCCTTCAACAataaaacattcattcaaacacctACTAGGTACCTGTACATTTACTATGTTTTTTATAATAGCAGCACGGTATATGATACAACAACACCAGGTAGTGGATATACAACACATCattcttgttattgttattttagagTGGTACAATAAGGGATCACACACAGCAACATAGCGGTCAATGGATATCAAGACCAAATTGCCCAGAGATAAAGAAGTACATAAAAAAGCAATGTAGAAttgaaacacacagaaatatttcCCAAAACTCCAGCATGATTCCATTATTGCTGCAGTCATTACTGGTATCACAATCAGTCCCACCAGGAGATctgacacagccagagagaggatgagCAGGTTGGTTGTAGTGTGGAGCTGCTTgaagtgagagatggagatgatCACCATGAGGTTCAAAAATACTGTAACTGCTGAAATCAATGACAAGaagatgtacagtgttatatagaTAGATGTCGACAGCAAAGCCTTTCTGCAAGAAGAGTTTCTGTCTTGAAAACAGTATTGAATATCTTCATGTTTCTCCATTTGTAATAAAGGGTCAAATGCTGAGGCCCTGCTCCTTCTTGGTCCAGTGTGTGACCCTGTCAGATCCGCCTTCTGACCAACTCTGAgctctgcctctctatttatcccTGATTCACTGACAGACACCACCCTCCCGGagtctctctgcacacacacacatacacacacgcacgcacgcacacaaacactatgcacagaaaaaaaaaaaaacggttgGAAAAACAAATCAGCTGTGAAAGCATGATGTAATGTCTGACAGGATTGGATGTTGCTCTGCCCACCTAGCCTGACCTTCAACCTTACTGATAGTTAGAGATGAGAGAAAATTTACATTTTCTCAACTGAGCATTTTAATGGAGAAAATATAGTATgggtgatgttttggtcactgaAATTACAGTTTACAGGGAAAGAGgataactcaaatcaaattgtatttgtcacatgcaccatactttcaagcccttaaccaacaatgcagttcaataaatagttaagaaaaatatttactaaataaaataaagtaaaaaatacaataaaaagtaacactataaaataacaataacgaggctgtgtgcaggggtaccggtactgagtgtcacgccttggtcttagtattttgtgttttctttaattatttgttcaggccagggtgtgacatgggtttattgtattgtcgtattggggtttttgtaggcattgggattgtggttgaggcggttctcaatcagagtcaggtgattcttgttgtctctgatggggaaccgtatttaggtagcctgggttcactgtgtatttcgtgggtgattgttcctgtctctgtgtagtttcaccagatagggtgtaattaggtttcacgttccgtttgttgttttgtatttgtatagttatttcatgtgtcgcttttttcattaaagtcatgagtaaccaccacgctgcatttcggtccgactctctttctacaaacgaagaacgccgttacagaatcacccaccacactcggaccgagcagcgtgttaacaggcagcagcgaagggaggacgttatggacagcagaggctttgagtatacgacgtgggaagaaatagacagatattagacggaaaaggaccctgggctcagcctggacaatatcgccgtcccaaggaagaactagaggcgggtaaagcggagaggcgctggtatgaggtgGCAGCACGGCGaggcggatggaagcccgaaaagcagcccaaaataaTTATTGGGggggcttaaagggagtatggctatgccaggtaggagacctgcacaaactccctgtgcttaccgatgggctagagagaccaggcagacaccgtgttatactatggagcgcacggtgtttccagtgcaggtgcatagcccggtgcggttcataccagtccttcgtattggccgggctagagtgggcatcgagccaggtaaggttgggcaggctcggtgctccagagctccagtgcgcctgcacggtccggtctatccagatccacctccacacaccggtcctccagtagcagctccccgcactaggcttcctgtgcgtgtcctcgctccagtatcaccagtgccagcaccacgcatcaggcctacagtgtgcctcgcctctcctgtgctgtcggagtctcccgcctctccagcgctgtcggagcctttctcctctcctgcgctaccggagtctcccgcctctccagcgctgtcggagcctttctcctctcctgcgctaccggagtctcccgcctgttcagcgctatcagagccttcctcctctacagcgctgccggagcctcctgcctgttcggagcagccagagctgtcagtctgcaaagagctgccagtctgcaaggagctgtcagtctgcaaggagctgtcagtctgcaaggagctgccagtctgcacggtgctgtcagcctgcatggagcagtcagagctgtcagtctgcatgaagcagccagagctgtcagtctgcaaagagctgccagtctgcaaggagctgtcagtctgcaaggagctgtcagtctgcaaggagctgccagtctgcagggtgctgtcagcctgcatggagcagtcagagctgtcagtctgtatgaagcagccagagctgtcagtctgcatgaagcagc
This sequence is a window from Oncorhynchus gorbuscha isolate QuinsamMale2020 ecotype Even-year linkage group LG01, OgorEven_v1.0, whole genome shotgun sequence. Protein-coding genes within it:
- the LOC123991063 gene encoding trace amine-associated receptor 13c-like; its protein translation is MEKHEDIQYCFQDRNSSCRKALLSTSIYITLYIFLSLISAVTVFLNLMVIISISHFKQLHTTTNLLILSLAVSDLLVGLIVIPVMTAAIMESCWSFGKYFCVFQFYIAFLCTSLSLGNLVLISIDRYVAVCDPLLYHSKITITRMMCCISTTWCCCIIYRAAIIKNIVNVQVPSRCLNECFIVEGFMGGNIIDLVITMVVPCSIIITLYLKIFAVARSQARKVFSKEAARVSGVQTVQANKSERKAAKTLSIVVFNYFICWIPSLFLFFCFSFLIDHLFSFIMGFLPLLNSLINPIIYAFFYPWFKVTAKHILTLKLRRS